From Triplophysa dalaica isolate WHDGS20190420 chromosome 24, ASM1584641v1, whole genome shotgun sequence:
AATAACTACATTGGGATTATTGTATGAAAAAAGGTTTTCTCTCCTTTAGTCATATTAAATGTGTTACAGAAACACTAATACTAGCAAAATGTATCATTTAAGATCACCTAAAACAAATCTTGACAGGTAAAAAAACTCACAGATATATAAATGTAGCCCAATGTTGATATAACTCCACAAATGAAACCCACGATCAAAGAACCATATGGGGACAACATAAATTCAGCTGCCGTTCCTACGGCAACTCCTCCAGCCAGTGTGGAATTCTGGATGTGAAcctgaagagaaaaaaaacggTGTTTTAGATTATGGATCAGATGGTTTCCGTTTCAATcaagtattttaaaaacaatacctAGAGGGCAATACATGTGAAAGAATGAGTCAACACTTGGGGTAAAAAAGGAACCCCATATAacatatgtataaaaatgtatgatgaCAACACTTGAACTGCATCCAATTgaattttatctgtaaatatCGTATGCATCTTATACTATAAATAGTAACACAATCCAAATAACTGGTAGTGGGGAATTCCGAGGAGTTTCCAAAAAGGTCTTGTGAGAACACAAGTTGTTAACAAAGTTGTAAGCCAACGCAGCGAAATGTTTTGCAGATGCTACCATGTCTAGTTTTCCTGTTTTCTCGAACAGGCTGGACATTGCGACTGTGGTCAGGACTGTGGAGGCCAGAGCCAGGTATGTGTTGATGGCCGCTCTGTGCTGACCGTCTCCATGATCAGCAATGGCAGAATTGAAACTGGGCCAGAACATCCACAGGAACAGAGTGCCTGCGTGAACAGATTTCATAACAAAACCATCAATGTGTGAATATACtacttaagggatagttcaccttcgaattaaaatttggtcatcatttactcacactgttgtcattttaaacacgtgtcattttctttcttgtccaaaacacaaaagaagatattttgaaaaatgctggtACCCAAAAACCAAATTGACTTCTATTATATGATAactaaaccaatgcaagtctaTGGAGACTAATGGTTTTcagtaaccaacattcttcaaaatatctactagaaaatcaggtttgaaatgacaagagggcgtgtagaTTATGACAGAATGATTCCTTATTGTAGGttttaaggctagtcccagactaaaatgaatgtttgacctGTCTTAAGTATAATAACtagatcttaaaatatatcagtgccattgttttgtctcaattATAAGATTCTATCTGCAAAACATTCATAGACGCAAACATTTTCAAGCAACACAAACTATTTACTTATAACTTTTGGTAAAACATGAGGTTAGTGTATAATAAtgtgcaaaaaatgttttttatgacacttttcatattttagaatgttttttcttgttcaaGTTCAGCATAAAAGGACAGATCAAATTTCTTTTCAGAGACGAGTTTGGCTGAAATAACAATTTGTTATTAACTGCATTTTGTGAGTCTATGTAAACACAGGTATAAGGAAGCTAGCGCTGCTGGCTAGTGTTCTgtcaataaatatacaaaaattatctctacaaaacaaaaaatactgtcGTTGGTTGAGCTGCTCTCGTTGAGAAGAGTATCAACAGTCAACCTTGAGGTTTCttataaacattgttttgtgttgcacTGTTCCAATATTCCCGTCACTGAGGAGTCCGTTCACATGACAAAGAAAGCGGATCCTGATTGGTCCTCTAGTGACATTCAAAGTGCTCATTGGCtctttataattataattcGATTTTGTAGAACCTTTTtgctttcttaaaaaatgtccataaatgaacatttaaaaaaacatggaaaactaATGAGTTGTtacagaataagaatatgtgaaaacttaattttgaccaaaatgtcagatagaaccttatattTCTAAGGCAATGAAATATCTttattcaactaaggcatagtcctggtttaagctgaaacatgtctgtgaaaccgggccgtAGTGTCATAaacaaagtttaataaaaaaatatacaattttttacCGATCATGGCAAAGAGGTCCGAGTGGTAGACCGAACCGTTCAACTGTTTGCTCTTATCCAAGTCCGGCCGATACAGAACCCATGATATGGACAGACCGAAATAAGCTCCAAACGTGTGGATCACCATAGAGCCACCAGCATCTTTAGCCTGACGGGGATAAAGAAATCTAGTTTAAACCAGGAATAAGCCTTACAAATAAACTTTACAAGtgtgcatttttaaatatgtcaccGCAAGCTATCTTCAGTTTTGATAGCTCTAACATTTACTTGAGTCTAgtaatctgtttttgcaaatgaactcttcatatacagttTGTCCAAACAGTGGAGGCCGGAAGAGTTTAAATTcagcattaaaatgtatattatgtgtGCAAGTAAGTAACTCACATGAAGAATATTGAGGATGATGAACTCTTCAATAGCGAACAGCGTGATGCCAAAAAGGGTCATCACCAGCAGCTGAACCGGACTGACCTTTCCCAGGACGGCACCGTAAGCTATCAGACAACTCGCCACACAGAAATCTGCATTGATAAGgctaaaacaacatttagaaATGAACCCAGTTTTACTCAAACTGAACAGACGGCAGATAAACATACTTGGTTGCCTGTGAAATCCAGGTTAGAGTCAAATAATGCAATAATGAGATTACAAGTATCaacgtttgattttaaccaaatatttcactatgatttcaatttttttatatacgcCAAGATTCAATATACCGTacatcaatattaaagatatcaaggttataatTTCCACTTACTTTATTGTACTTGTTTGTCAGGCTTGTGTTCCCATTAACGTTTAAACACAAATCTCACCTGTGGGATTGTTCTCTATCCTGTTCagcttacaaaaaataaaaagggagAAGAAACATACTTTTCTATGCCGATCTTGATCTTTCCATCGGTGTAATCCAGAGAATGAAACCAGCCTTGCATCAGAAGGGCCCACTGGATGCCGAACGCCGCAATCAGGAAATTGAATCCCACGGAACTGAATCCGTAGCGCTTCAAGAAGGTCATGAGGAACCCAAAGCCGACGAAGATCATGACATGTACATCTTGAAAACCTGTAGGGTGAATGTATCAAACAGTTCAGTTTAAATCAAAGGTCTTTATTCAGCACATGCGGGTCTTTAGAAGATCAAACATGTCAGAAGTTCTTAATGGGGTCTAGACATGCATGCTTggtttctttgttctttaatgCATCAGTTTTGTTtcgacaaaagacattttaaggacCCTTTAGACCGGTGCCATTAAGAGAACAGTTGAGGGACAATGATTACATATAACCATTCACTTACACCCTTACAGAGATGAAAAGGGTTTGATTCTTCACTTAAAACCGCCACGCCCTGATGTTGACTGTCAAACATGTGCTTTGACAGGTGTAGATGTATGTAGCTTGTGGTCAAAAGTAAGCAGCTCATACTAAATACATATCTGAACACTGAATGAGTTTCTCAAAACAGAACTGGGTTTGGCTGCTCATTTTGTAAAGATGTTTCGAGTTCTCCCATAAATGCAAACAGAGCCACACAAACCAAGGACGCAACAATACTTGTGATCCGTCAAATCATCCTACCCTGATTTCCCTACCGCAAGGCAAAACTTAATCTAATCTAAACCAGATGGACAAAATTAACAGGTAGGATGATTTTACAATGAAACATTGGTCAGATAGTCCAACctgcttaaaataaacacataaaaaaagattacgGAGTAAATACCCTGTCAGATTATCCTACCAGCATTAAAGAAACGTGTCAAATTAATTTACAGCGCAATACCCTATCAAATCGTTCTTCcggtatttaataaaaatatagaatgatttaacaatgaaaatacaCCATCACATTCCCGTAGcaggtaggatgattttataattggaaaaaaaatgacattacatgGATGTGTGCATGCCTGGTAGGATAATTTGACCCAACCTGCTTATGTCAAACGTTAATGACAACAGACAATGCTGTGGTTTTTGGACAAGCCCTTATTTGCACAGAGAAAAATACTCTGCTGGTCATTGTTAGCATAAATCGACTGCTAGAAACCAAAACAGATCGTTCCTTAATGAGTCGGACAAGAATCATGTTTGACCTTGAAATCAGAGTCAACCGATGATATGAGATCTACTAAATAGCAGGTTACCACTTGTAAAACGAACttgtattttacagaatttgatTGTTCCACATATATcaaagtatatatatacatacatatatttgaAAGTGCTGTTAGAAGATTCCTATTGACAAGTATACTTCGactcttaaatgttttaaagtgctCTAACTTCATGCACTAACTTTGTCCTTAAatggatacttcacccaaaaatgaaaattctgtcatcatttatacagtGTCGACAAAAGGCATtacatgttacatttacatttagcagttagggagcaacaagcgatatgtcatacaggagccataatacattaggtgccattacaaagttactggtttcaacaaatgCTAGAttactacctgttgagagaaagggttattattattatttatttattttctcatttgtctgtcaggcattcacagaagagttgggtttgAAGTAGTTTTTAGAAATGCATTAGAAACCATGGCCATGACAAACCCATTAAGGACAAGAATAGGTTGTCATGTCACGTCGAGTCCTgttgcgtccggtgtagacacggtgttattCACCCTTAGATTGTTACAAACCTCTTTGtctttgctgaacacacaggaagaaatttgaaagaatgtcagatctcacccaccaaatttgagggtgaataaatattcaatttttaatattcaattttgGGCGAAGTatccatttaaatttaaaaacggTCTTTTAAATTAAGTAGTCTACTACTTTTGTGTCCTCAGAGTGTAGTCAACTGTGCTAATTTGGGACACCATGCATAGAAGATTAaagatcatattttttatatattaaagtcccagtgaaattaaaaatgaaaattttctttttttaaagaattattgTCGCACTAATATTAAAAAGCTTATCATGGGGGTCATTTTCTTTCTAAGATTCATGCGCCCTCACAATCTTCagataaaatctgaaaatgcacttccacccTGAAGTGACTATTCATCTCaaagcatccgttaactcctctcCTTCAACTGTCACTCTGAtgcctttgaaattccttttcactccgAAATATGTCacaatacggaagtaaaaacgatcgcaacttccggttcaagGGGATTTTAAAGTACTCTACTTGAGGCTTAATACTGTAACACTTTAAAGAAATTTACCCAATAGTAATTTAGTCGCAAGTAGTATTCAAAGAACACTTACACATGCACTACATAAAGTGCAAGTAAACTATACTTAACAAAATTAAGTATACACTTGAAGTGTACTTCAATTATCAATAGTAAGGCATATAAAGTCGTATGGAGAGATTTTATACACAAACC
This genomic window contains:
- the rhcgb gene encoding ammonium transporter Rh type C-like 2, which translates into the protein MGNCMHGICDRPKNTNVRFSLPAVCLVWQLAMIVLFGVFVRYNEEADTHWVDFKEKNNITSDIENDFYFRYPSFQDVHVMIFVGFGFLMTFLKRYGFSSVGFNFLIAAFGIQWALLMQGWFHSLDYTDGKIKIGIENLINADFCVASCLIAYGAVLGKVSPVQLLVMTLFGITLFAIEEFIILNILHAKDAGGSMVIHTFGAYFGLSISWVLYRPDLDKSKQLNGSVYHSDLFAMIGTLFLWMFWPSFNSAIADHGDGQHRAAINTYLALASTVLTTVAMSSLFEKTGKLDMVHIQNSTLAGGVAVGTAAEFMLSPYGSLIVGFICGVISTLGYIYISPFLEKRLKIQDTCGIHNLHAMPGVIGGIVGAVSAATASEKVYGALGLKNTFDFFGDFEKRVPTVQGGFQAAALGVALLFGVGGGIFVGCILKLPMWGDPADENCFDDECYWEVPEDEESAPLTYTNHMIPNKHADMTETNFVEQR